A window of the Chanodichthys erythropterus isolate Z2021 chromosome 21, ASM2448905v1, whole genome shotgun sequence genome harbors these coding sequences:
- the eif6 gene encoding eukaryotic translation initiation factor 6, translating into MAVRASFEKNNEIGCFAKLTNTYCLVAIGGSENFYSVFEGELSETIPVVHASIAGCRIIGRMCVGNRHGLLVPNNTTDQELQHIRNSLPESVRIQRVEERLSALGNVVACNDYVALVHPDLDRETEEILADTLKVEVFRQTIAEQVLVGSYCTFSNQGGLVHPKTSIEDQDELSSLLQVPLVAGTINRGSEVIAAGMVVNDWCAFCGLDTTSTELSVIESVFRLSETQPSAIATTMRDSLIDSLT; encoded by the exons ATGGCAGTCCGTGCGTCATTTGAAAAGAATAATGAGATTGGATGCTTTGCCAAGCTCACAAACACATATTGCTTGGTAGCGATTGGCGGTTCAGAAAACTTTTACAG tGTCTTTGAAGGTGAACTGTCAGAAACAATACCTGTTGTTCATGCTTCTATAGCAGGATGTCGAATCATTGGCAGAATGTGTGTGG GAAATCGTCATGGTCTTTTGGTGCCTAACAACACAACAGATCAAGAGTTACAGCACATCAGGAACAGCCTGCCAGAATCCGTGCGGATTCAGAGAGTAGAAGAGCGTCTTTCTGCGCTGGGGAACGTCGTCGCTTGTAACGACTATGTTGCTCTTGTTCATCCTGACCTTGACAGA GAAACAGAAGAGATTCTTGCAGACACTCTAAAGGTGGAAGTGTTCCGGCAGACGATTGCAGAGCAGGTGCTTGTGGGTAGTTACTGCACCTTCAGTAACCAGGGGGGCCTCGTCCACCCCAAAACCTCCATAGAAGATCAAGATGAACTCTCATCACTCCTGCAAGTGCCTTTAGTG GCTGGAACGATCAATCGTGGTAGTGAGGTGATCGCTGCTGGTATGGTGGTGAACGACTGGTGTGCTTTCTGTGGATTGGACACCACGAGCACTGAGCTGTCCGTCATCGAGAGCGTCTTCAGACTGAGCGAAACGCAGCCCAGCGCCATTGCAACTACTATGAGAGACTCGCTCATCGACAG tcTCACATAA
- the LOC137011222 gene encoding extended synaptotagmin-1-like isoform X4, with the protein MVFWNFGISVSLLTVGILVFLGFIVYLGCKRPRDAKTRPRPRSTIKDEKEDKIIRRRNAHTVKSQALVKFEWLKTVIPKVNLQDMEKAEWLNEPVKVHGVKTHKGNEKGQILFYVDISYDGDVEIKVAYFFDVVKRIQLHGIIGVILGPLIDDAPIVGAVTMFFVERPKLTITWIHLAWVLNMGIQYLDTEAMNNIESLSHIKLKRFGSLWIFAGRCLNGPGCQYEMV; encoded by the exons ATGGTCTTCTGGAATTTTGGCATTTCTGTCTCATTGTTGACAGTTGGGATTTTGGTTTTCTTGGGATTTATAGTTTACTTAGGATGTAAACGACCTCGCGATGCGAAGACGAGGCCGAGGCCGAGGTCCACTATTAAAGATGAGAaagaagacaaaataattaGAAGAAGAAACGCGCATACG GTCAAGTCACAAGCTTTGGTGAAGTTTGAATGGCTAAAGACGGTAATACCCAAG GTCAACTTACAAGATATGGAGAAGGCTGAATGGCTAAATGAG ccGGTGAAGGTGCATGGAGTGAAGACTCATAAAGGAAATGAAAAAGGTCAAATTCTGTTTTACGTTGACATCAG TTACGATGGGGATGTGGAGATAAAAGTGGCATATTTTTTTGATGTTGTGAAGAGAATACAG CTTCATGGAATCATAGGTGTGATTTTGGGGCCACTGATTGATGACGCCCCAATCGTGGGTGCTGTGACCATGTTCTTCGTTGAAAGACCC AAACTGACCATTACCTGGATCCATTTGGCCTGGGTTCTGAACATGGGGATCCA ATATTTGGACACTGAGGCCATGAACAATATTGAATCGTTG TCTCACATAAAACTGAAAAGATTTGGAAGTCTTTGGATATTTGCAGGAAGATGCCTGAATGGACCTGGATGTCAATATGAAATGGTTTGA
- the LOC137011222 gene encoding extended synaptotagmin-1-like isoform X3: MVFWNFGISVSLLTVGILVFLGFIVYLGCKRPRDAKTRPRPRSTIKDEKEDKIIRRRNAHTVKSQALVKFEWLKTVIPKVNLQDMEKAEWLNEAIQQAWPTISQYLKKQLLNKTIARGIHITKIDFGGKPVKVHGVKTHKGNEKGQILFYVDISYDGDVEIKVAYFFDVVKRIQLHGIIGVILGPLIDDAPIVGAVTMFFVERPKLTITWIHLAWVLNMGIQSVSVITHTQ; this comes from the exons ATGGTCTTCTGGAATTTTGGCATTTCTGTCTCATTGTTGACAGTTGGGATTTTGGTTTTCTTGGGATTTATAGTTTACTTAGGATGTAAACGACCTCGCGATGCGAAGACGAGGCCGAGGCCGAGGTCCACTATTAAAGATGAGAaagaagacaaaataattaGAAGAAGAAACGCGCATACG GTCAAGTCACAAGCTTTGGTGAAGTTTGAATGGCTAAAGACGGTAATACCCAAG GTCAACTTACAAGATATGGAGAAGGCTGAATGGCTAAATGAG GCTATCCAGCAGGCCTGGCCAACTATTTCTCAGTATTTGAAGAAGCAGCTCCTTAATAAAACCATTGCTCGTGGCATCCACATAACCAAGATAGACTTTGGTGGCAAG ccGGTGAAGGTGCATGGAGTGAAGACTCATAAAGGAAATGAAAAAGGTCAAATTCTGTTTTACGTTGACATCAG TTACGATGGGGATGTGGAGATAAAAGTGGCATATTTTTTTGATGTTGTGAAGAGAATACAG CTTCATGGAATCATAGGTGTGATTTTGGGGCCACTGATTGATGACGCCCCAATCGTGGGTGCTGTGACCATGTTCTTCGTTGAAAGACCC AAACTGACCATTACCTGGATCCATTTGGCCTGGGTTCTGAACATGGGGATCCAGTCAGTTTCAGTGATTACGCATACACAATAA
- the LOC137011222 gene encoding extended synaptotagmin-1-like isoform X2, whose product MVFWNFGISVSLLTVGILVFLGFIVYLGCKRPRDAKTRPRPRSTIKDEKEDKIIRRRNAHTVKSQALVKFEWLKTVIPKVNLQDMEKAEWLNEAIQQAWPTISQYLKKQLLNKTIARGIHITKIDFGGKPVKVHGVKTHKGNEKGQILFYVDISYDGDVEIKVAYFFDVVKRIQLHGIIGVILGPLIDDAPIVGAVTMFFVERPKLTITWIHLAWVLNMGIQYLDTEAMNNIESLVWPKYQTFPQAADLLRNPTD is encoded by the exons ATGGTCTTCTGGAATTTTGGCATTTCTGTCTCATTGTTGACAGTTGGGATTTTGGTTTTCTTGGGATTTATAGTTTACTTAGGATGTAAACGACCTCGCGATGCGAAGACGAGGCCGAGGCCGAGGTCCACTATTAAAGATGAGAaagaagacaaaataattaGAAGAAGAAACGCGCATACG GTCAAGTCACAAGCTTTGGTGAAGTTTGAATGGCTAAAGACGGTAATACCCAAG GTCAACTTACAAGATATGGAGAAGGCTGAATGGCTAAATGAG GCTATCCAGCAGGCCTGGCCAACTATTTCTCAGTATTTGAAGAAGCAGCTCCTTAATAAAACCATTGCTCGTGGCATCCACATAACCAAGATAGACTTTGGTGGCAAG ccGGTGAAGGTGCATGGAGTGAAGACTCATAAAGGAAATGAAAAAGGTCAAATTCTGTTTTACGTTGACATCAG TTACGATGGGGATGTGGAGATAAAAGTGGCATATTTTTTTGATGTTGTGAAGAGAATACAG CTTCATGGAATCATAGGTGTGATTTTGGGGCCACTGATTGATGACGCCCCAATCGTGGGTGCTGTGACCATGTTCTTCGTTGAAAGACCC AAACTGACCATTACCTGGATCCATTTGGCCTGGGTTCTGAACATGGGGATCCA ATATTTGGACACTGAGGCCATGAACAATATTGAATCGTTGGTATGGCCCAAATATCAAACTTTTCCTCAAGCAGCAGACCTGTTGCGTAACCCCACAGACTAg
- the LOC137011222 gene encoding extended synaptotagmin-1-like isoform X1, whose amino-acid sequence MVFWNFGISVSLLTVGILVFLGFIVYLGCKRPRDAKTRPRPRSTIKDEKEDKIIRRRNAHTVKSQALVKFEWLKTVIPKVNLQDMEKAEWLNEAIQQAWPTISQYLKKQLLNKTIARGIHITKIDFGGKPVKVHGVKTHKGNEKGQILFYVDISYDGDVEIKVAYFFDVVKRIQLHGIIGVILGPLIDDAPIVGAVTMFFVERPKLTITWIHLAWVLNMGIQYLDTEAMNNIESLSHIKLKRFGSLWIFAGRCLNGPGCQYEMV is encoded by the exons ATGGTCTTCTGGAATTTTGGCATTTCTGTCTCATTGTTGACAGTTGGGATTTTGGTTTTCTTGGGATTTATAGTTTACTTAGGATGTAAACGACCTCGCGATGCGAAGACGAGGCCGAGGCCGAGGTCCACTATTAAAGATGAGAaagaagacaaaataattaGAAGAAGAAACGCGCATACG GTCAAGTCACAAGCTTTGGTGAAGTTTGAATGGCTAAAGACGGTAATACCCAAG GTCAACTTACAAGATATGGAGAAGGCTGAATGGCTAAATGAG GCTATCCAGCAGGCCTGGCCAACTATTTCTCAGTATTTGAAGAAGCAGCTCCTTAATAAAACCATTGCTCGTGGCATCCACATAACCAAGATAGACTTTGGTGGCAAG ccGGTGAAGGTGCATGGAGTGAAGACTCATAAAGGAAATGAAAAAGGTCAAATTCTGTTTTACGTTGACATCAG TTACGATGGGGATGTGGAGATAAAAGTGGCATATTTTTTTGATGTTGTGAAGAGAATACAG CTTCATGGAATCATAGGTGTGATTTTGGGGCCACTGATTGATGACGCCCCAATCGTGGGTGCTGTGACCATGTTCTTCGTTGAAAGACCC AAACTGACCATTACCTGGATCCATTTGGCCTGGGTTCTGAACATGGGGATCCA ATATTTGGACACTGAGGCCATGAACAATATTGAATCGTTG TCTCACATAAAACTGAAAAGATTTGGAAGTCTTTGGATATTTGCAGGAAGATGCCTGAATGGACCTGGATGTCAATATGAAATGGTTTGA